ACGAGGAAGTCAGTAAATTAGGCTACCATGTTTATTTTCACGGTCAAAAAGCCCACTATGGTGTAGCATTACTCCTGAAAAATGAACCTCTTGCCGTTAGAAAAGGGTTTCCAACGGATGATGATGAAGCTCAGCGTCGTATCATCATGGCTGATATTCAAACCAGCGAAGGGGTCCTGACAGTCATCAATGGTTACTTCCCTCAAGGGGAAAGCCGTGACCACCCAACCAAATTCCCAGCAAAAGAAAAATTCTATCGTGATCTGCAAGATTACGTAACATCAACGCAAACCGCAGATTCACAATTGCTGATTATGGGCGATATGAACATCAGCCATACGGATTTAGACATTGGCATTGGTGAAGTTAACCGTAAACGTTGGTTGAAAACAGGAAAATGCTCATTCTTACCTGAAGAGCGTGAATGGCTGGATAAACTACTGAGCTGGGGGCTTGTAGATACCTATCGTGAGCAGCATCCAGATACCACTGATTGCTATTCATGGTTTGATTACCGCTCCAAAGGCTTTGACGATAATCGAGGTCTGCGTATTGACCTTCTGCTGGCCTCTAAGAAACTCGCCAGCCGTTGTAGCGCAACAGGTATTGATTACGACATCCGTGGCATGGAAAAACCGTCTGACCACGCACCTGTTTGGGCTGAGTTCGATCTGACTAAGTAATCCTTAGCCTCTCTTTATAGGATCTTTATAGGGCATAATCATATGCCCTATACTTTATCTCCCTATCCCCCCTTCCTACATCCGCCCTTGGCGCACACTAAACTCAATCAGTGAATTGAATAACGGCTGTTGGCCTGTAGGTAATACAGATTGTAGCGTCGCGTCTCTTTTTTGTTTATCAAACAGCGATTCAATTAACCATCCCACCAAATACAGTGCCGATAAACAACCGCCTGCCGTTGCGACACGGCCATCACACACTAAAGGTTGATTTACCGGCTCCACTGATAATGTTTTCAGCGCAGCCATCGCTTCAGGATGCGTGGATGCTTGACGTTTAGGTAGCAGGCCTAACGCATTGAGAATAAATGCCCCAGCACAAATAGAGCCGATATATTGACGAGATGGGTCTAAATTAATAGACGATAAAAAACTCGGTTCAGCCAAAGCTAAAGGAACGCCCTCTTTACCGCTACAAAACAAAACCGCATCCGCTTGGCTCGCCTCAGTCAGAGACCCCTGTGGGGTAATCTCTAATCCATGGGCAGAGCGTAATGTTGGTGCATTTCCCAAAATACGTACACGCCAATCCCGCCGATTGCGCCCCAAAATATCCCACATCAGAAACAGATCAATATCCGTAAACTGGTCAAATGCAATAATGGCGATTTCTTTCATGATTTATACCTTTATTATTCCCCAAAAAATAATTAGGCTTTAAAGATAACAATTACCCTACCACCATACACAGCCTGTATTGAGCAAGAAAATAGAATGAAGAAATTAACCCGTGAAAGCTGGATCAAGATGGGATTTGACGTACTAGACAGTGAAGGGTACACGCAATTTTCTATCGAGCGTATTGCCCGCAAATTGAATGTCACACGCGGCTCTTTTTACCACCATTTTAAAGGGCGAGAAGCGTTTATCCGCGCCCTACTAACCTGCTGGGAAACTGAATATACCGAGAATATGCTCAACTATGCCAGTAAAGGCGAAAGTCTTGATGATATTTTGAGTCACTATCTAGATATCGCCGCCAATAAGAAACCCGACCGGGAAATTGCTATCCGCGCATGGGCACTCAACGATAAAATCGTGGCAGAATATCAGCAACGCATAGATGATACACGCTTGGCTTTTGTGGTAAACAAGCTAAAAAGTCGTTTTATTCCTGATGGTTATGCCCAAACACTCGGAAATCTCATCCACTTATGTTTGATTGGCGGACAAATGAGCGGTCAGCGTCATCAACCTCAAGAATTCAACCAATTACTGCTTAGTGTTCTCAAGTTTAGAAATCCACTTCGCTTATTCTGACGATGATGATTTTTTCCCTTTACCCGCACTCGCTTTTTTCGCGCCCTTCTTTGCCCCTTTGTTACTGGCAACGGGTGGCAATTCACGAAACGCGCGCAAGTTTGTATATTGACGAGCTTGCTGAATTAAGTTGATTAATGTCTGGCTCAACGGCTGCATAAAATCATCGTAGCGCGTCTGTTTTTCGCTGATCTGTGTTAGCTTTGATTCCCACTGCGCCGTCATGTCGGGTAACGTCGCCATATCCGGTAAAACGTGGATCAGTGCACGTCCTGCTGGTGAGGCGTGAATATAGCGCCCTTTTTTAAACAGAAATTGACGCTTAAACAATAGGTCAATGATCCCCGCTCGCGTCGCTTCTGTGCCTAAACCATCCGTTTCACGCAATACTTTTTTTAATGCTTTATCCTGCACAAAACGGGCAATTCCCGTCATCGCAGACAGCAGCGTTGCATCGGTAAATGGGCGAGGAGGTTGAGTTTGCCGTTCGACCACTTCCCCTTTTTCACATAAAAGCTCATCGCCTTTTTTCACGATAGGCAATGGCATACCGTCGTTTTCTGCGTCACGCTCTTTCCCGCCTAACACGACTCGCCATCCCGCTTCCGCTAGAAAACGCGCTTTGGCATTAAATTTACCGTTTTCAATGTCTAAATCGATGGTGCATTTGCGGTAAACCGCATCAGCCATAAATTGAATAATGTATTGACGAGCAATTAACTGGTACACATTGCTTTCATTTTCAGTTAAACGCACGGCGGCTGTTTTAGCGGTCGGAATGATGGCATGGTGGGCATCCACTTTTTTATCATCCCAACACCGGTTCTTCTTATCCAGTTCAGGTAATTCAAATTCTGTTAATGCAGGTTGGTGTACCGAAATCGCATTTAATACTGCATGACGCCCTGCAAAGTGCTCATCCGGCAGGTAACGACTATCCGAACGCGGGTAAGTGATAAGCTTATGGGTTTCATACAGTTTCTGGCAAATATCCAGCACCTCTTGGGCACTTAAAGCGTATTTTTTGGCGGCTTCAATCTGCAAGGCGGATAATGAAAATGGCAATGGCGCAATTTCAGTTTCCTGCTTGTCTTGATATTGTGTGACAATCGCAGGCTTCCCTTCAATACGGGCGAGCACATGTTCCGCTAATGGGCGATGGATTAAACGTCCTTCTTCATCTTGAAAATCAATGCAAGATTCACTTGGCTGCCAAATTGCCACAAAGCGCTCATCTTTTGGCGTGACAATATGCGCTTTAACTTCAAAAAAGTCTTTTGGTACAAAGTGTTCTATCTCTTCATCGCGCCTAACCACCAATCCCAATACAGGAGTTTGTACGCGCCCAACAGAGAGAACCCCTTGGTAACCGCCCCGTTGCCCTAATAAGGTATAGGCGCGGGTCATATTGATGCCATACAGCCAATCTGCACGAGCGCGGGCTAATGCAGAAACACATAACGGAATAAATTCACGGTTTTCACGTAAACGGTCAATCGCTCGCTCAACAGCTTGGGGATTCAAATCGTTGATTAAACAGCGCTTCACGCTTTTGCGTTTTTCGGGATCAAGCTTGAAGTAATCCAGCACCTCATCCACCAGCAATTGCCCCTCTCTATCTGGGTCTCCTGCGTGGACGACGACGCTGGCTTGCTTAAGGAGTGTGTCGATTGTATTTAATTGTTTGGTTACTGAGGAACGAGGCTTCAATAGCCATTTTTCAGGAATGATTGGCAAATCTTGCAAATTCCAACGGGCATAACGCGGATCATAAGAATCCGGTTCAGCCTGTTCTAAAAGATGCCCAATGCACCACGTAACCATCTGGTCATCGCCACATTGAATAAAACCA
The Providencia alcalifaciens DNA segment above includes these coding regions:
- a CDS encoding DNA topoisomerase III; the protein is MRLFIAEKPSLARAIADVLPKPHRKGDGFIQCGDDQMVTWCIGHLLEQAEPDSYDPRYARWNLQDLPIIPEKWLLKPRSSVTKQLNTIDTLLKQASVVVHAGDPDREGQLLVDEVLDYFKLDPEKRKSVKRCLINDLNPQAVERAIDRLRENREFIPLCVSALARARADWLYGINMTRAYTLLGQRGGYQGVLSVGRVQTPVLGLVVRRDEEIEHFVPKDFFEVKAHIVTPKDERFVAIWQPSESCIDFQDEEGRLIHRPLAEHVLARIEGKPAIVTQYQDKQETEIAPLPFSLSALQIEAAKKYALSAQEVLDICQKLYETHKLITYPRSDSRYLPDEHFAGRHAVLNAISVHQPALTEFELPELDKKNRCWDDKKVDAHHAIIPTAKTAAVRLTENESNVYQLIARQYIIQFMADAVYRKCTIDLDIENGKFNAKARFLAEAGWRVVLGGKERDAENDGMPLPIVKKGDELLCEKGEVVERQTQPPRPFTDATLLSAMTGIARFVQDKALKKVLRETDGLGTEATRAGIIDLLFKRQFLFKKGRYIHASPAGRALIHVLPDMATLPDMTAQWESKLTQISEKQTRYDDFMQPLSQTLINLIQQARQYTNLRAFRELPPVASNKGAKKGAKKASAGKGKKSSSSE
- a CDS encoding TetR/AcrR family transcriptional regulator, encoding MKKLTRESWIKMGFDVLDSEGYTQFSIERIARKLNVTRGSFYHHFKGREAFIRALLTCWETEYTENMLNYASKGESLDDILSHYLDIAANKKPDREIAIRAWALNDKIVAEYQQRIDDTRLAFVVNKLKSRFIPDGYAQTLGNLIHLCLIGGQMSGQRHQPQEFNQLLLSVLKFRNPLRLF
- the xthA gene encoding exodeoxyribonuclease III, translating into MKFISFNINGLRARPHQLEAIIEKHQPEVIGLQETKVHDDMFPYEEVSKLGYHVYFHGQKAHYGVALLLKNEPLAVRKGFPTDDDEAQRRIIMADIQTSEGVLTVINGYFPQGESRDHPTKFPAKEKFYRDLQDYVTSTQTADSQLLIMGDMNISHTDLDIGIGEVNRKRWLKTGKCSFLPEEREWLDKLLSWGLVDTYREQHPDTTDCYSWFDYRSKGFDDNRGLRIDLLLASKKLASRCSATGIDYDIRGMEKPSDHAPVWAEFDLTK
- a CDS encoding DJ-1/PfpI family protein, whose translation is MKEIAIIAFDQFTDIDLFLMWDILGRNRRDWRVRILGNAPTLRSAHGLEITPQGSLTEASQADAVLFCSGKEGVPLALAEPSFLSSINLDPSRQYIGSICAGAFILNALGLLPKRQASTHPEAMAALKTLSVEPVNQPLVCDGRVATAGGCLSALYLVGWLIESLFDKQKRDATLQSVLPTGQQPLFNSLIEFSVRQGRM